A genomic region of Trichothermofontia sichuanensis B231 contains the following coding sequences:
- the acsF gene encoding magnesium-protoporphyrin IX monomethyl ester (oxidative) cyclase, with protein sequence MVNVLSTPESEALPIKKATMQETVLTPRFYTTDFEAAATLDLSAQEKELQAMLTEMRADYNRHHFVRDESFQQSWDHLSDRDRRAFIDYLERSCVSEFSGFLLFKELSRRLKTRNPLLAEIFHLMARDEARHAGFLNKAMADFNISLDLAKLTKNRTYTFFPVPWVVYTVYLSEKIGYWRYIIIYRHLEKHPENQFHPLFKYFESWCQDENRHGDIFKALLRSQPELWQTWQSGLWSRFFLLSVFATHSLTVYERADFYRSLGLDPSEFDRQVIRETNNTSARAFPTILDVDHPEFFPRMHRCAERNLKIRAIEASNKPAPIKFLQKLPLILGILGDLVKLYLIKPIYAEALRGTVR encoded by the coding sequence ATGGTCAATGTTTTGTCCACGCCAGAGTCAGAAGCCTTACCGATTAAAAAGGCCACCATGCAGGAGACGGTGTTAACGCCCCGATTTTATACCACTGATTTTGAGGCTGCTGCAACTCTGGATCTGTCGGCTCAGGAGAAGGAATTGCAGGCGATGCTAACGGAGATGCGGGCCGATTACAATCGTCACCATTTTGTGCGGGATGAGAGCTTCCAGCAGTCTTGGGATCACCTGAGCGATCGCGATCGTCGTGCCTTTATTGATTATTTGGAACGCTCCTGTGTGTCCGAGTTCTCCGGCTTTCTGTTGTTTAAGGAACTCTCCCGTCGGCTTAAGACTCGAAATCCACTCCTGGCCGAGATTTTTCACCTGATGGCGCGGGACGAGGCCCGTCATGCGGGGTTTCTGAATAAGGCAATGGCAGATTTTAATATCTCGCTAGATCTTGCCAAGCTGACGAAGAATCGCACCTATACTTTTTTCCCCGTTCCTTGGGTGGTGTACACCGTTTATCTATCAGAAAAAATTGGCTATTGGCGCTATATCATTATTTATCGCCATCTGGAAAAGCACCCTGAAAATCAGTTCCATCCTCTGTTCAAGTATTTTGAAAGCTGGTGCCAAGATGAAAACCGTCATGGGGATATTTTCAAAGCATTGTTGCGATCGCAGCCAGAACTCTGGCAAACCTGGCAGTCAGGCCTTTGGAGTCGTTTCTTCCTGCTGTCTGTCTTTGCCACCCACAGTTTGACTGTTTATGAGCGAGCTGATTTTTATCGCAGTTTAGGACTCGATCCTAGCGAGTTTGATCGGCAAGTCATTCGCGAAACCAACAACACCTCCGCGCGTGCCTTCCCCACGATCCTTGATGTCGATCATCCGGAATTTTTCCCTCGGATGCATCGGTGTGCTGAACGGAACCTGAAAATTCGGGCTATTGAAGCAAGCAACAAACCTGCTCCGATCAAATTCCTGCAAAAATTACCCCTCATCCTGGGTATCCTTGGTGATCTGGTCAAACTGTACTTAATCAAACCGATCTATGCCGAAGCCCTGCGAGGCACTGTCCGCTAG
- a CDS encoding type II secretion system F family protein translates to MLPWPRSSDLLQHRAQVFDQLATLLNAGIPLQRSLGMVKIPSQEQWGHLLQQASRHIDVGATLTEAIAANQPQSWLSPPYFDEWTLGVLRLAEASGALAEGCRQLAIAARQQQQRQRLETAIGRSLLALVISGLTLAMALLQWGTGFILQPWFSVLVISLSLGFSWGWQQAQSGPLRATIQPYLRQWPILKSLWEAQVCLYLSELATPLRCGLPILTALDLMRRQAPDPELAKTLTLLIHGVRSGRSLSQILTGRIPDLALQLIRTGEETGALDETLGRLGEYGQESLAMTLQQVQTVLRPLAIVAIGGMVAITAIQLFSGLLQQLPD, encoded by the coding sequence ATGCTACCCTGGCCCCGATCGTCCGATTTACTCCAGCACCGCGCCCAGGTTTTTGATCAACTGGCTACATTGTTAAATGCCGGGATTCCCCTGCAACGCAGCCTGGGGATGGTCAAGATTCCCAGCCAGGAGCAATGGGGCCACCTGCTCCAGCAAGCCAGCCGCCATATCGATGTCGGTGCAACGCTGACTGAGGCGATCGCGGCTAACCAACCCCAATCCTGGCTGTCGCCGCCCTATTTTGACGAGTGGACACTGGGAGTTTTGCGCCTCGCCGAAGCTAGTGGTGCCCTGGCCGAAGGCTGTCGGCAATTGGCGATCGCGGCACGGCAACAACAGCAGCGGCAACGCCTGGAAACGGCGATCGGGCGATCGCTCCTAGCCCTGGTTATCAGTGGCCTCACCCTAGCGATGGCCCTGCTCCAGTGGGGGACTGGCTTTATCCTTCAGCCCTGGTTTTCGGTCCTGGTGATCAGCCTGAGCTTGGGGTTCAGTTGGGGTTGGCAACAAGCCCAATCCGGCCCCCTGCGGGCGACGATCCAACCCTATCTACGGCAATGGCCGATCCTCAAGTCCCTGTGGGAAGCCCAAGTCTGCCTGTATCTCAGTGAGTTGGCAACGCCGTTACGGTGTGGCCTCCCTATCTTGACAGCGTTGGATTTGATGCGTCGCCAAGCGCCTGATCCGGAATTGGCAAAAACCCTAACACTCCTCATTCATGGGGTGCGATCGGGCCGTAGCTTGAGTCAGATTTTAACCGGACGGATCCCGGACTTGGCGTTGCAGCTGATTCGCACGGGGGAGGAGACGGGGGCGCTGGATGAAACCTTGGGCAGGTTAGGAGAATATGGTCAGGAAAGTTTGGCAATGACTTTGCAGCAGGTGCAAACGGTTTTGCGGCCTCTAGCAATTGTGGCGATCGGCGGGATGGTTGCAATTACTGCCATTCAACTGTTTTCTGGCCTGCTGCAACAACTGCCCGATTAA
- the hemN gene encoding oxygen-independent coproporphyrinogen III oxidase, with amino-acid sequence MKLLSHTVEFDAGLLRKYDRPLPRYTSYPPATELTESFQERDFRGAIAVGNYKQTPLSLYCHIPFCETVCYFCGCNTVITQRKEVAVPYLNYLQRNIEQIAELVDRDRKVHQLHWGGGTPNYLSLEQVETLWNTLHQHFKFDDRAEISIEVNPRYLTKEYVYFLKDLGFNRISFGIQDFDPRVQEAVNRIQPEALLFEVMGWIKDAGFESINVDLIYGLPYQTLATFQNTIAKTIQLDPDRIAVFNFAYVPWMKPVQKRLPEQALPPAAEKLEILKMTIAELTSHGYVFIGMDHFAKPNDELAIAQRQGQLHRNFQGYTTQPESDLLAFGMTAISMLQDVYVQNHKRIQDYYRAIDNNELPIERGVTLDREDIVRRTIIMELMCQFHLSKDDLEEKYHLSFDHDFDEYFANEKFDLRLLEADGLVELSPNDIQVTPAGRLLIRNIASVFDTYLKQRQIERFSKAV; translated from the coding sequence ATGAAACTGCTATCCCACACCGTTGAATTTGATGCTGGCCTCCTGCGAAAATACGATCGCCCTCTCCCTCGCTACACCAGTTATCCCCCTGCCACTGAGTTAACCGAGTCTTTCCAGGAACGGGACTTCCGAGGCGCGATCGCGGTTGGGAATTACAAGCAAACACCCCTATCTCTATACTGCCATATTCCCTTTTGTGAAACCGTGTGTTACTTCTGTGGTTGCAACACGGTGATCACTCAACGTAAAGAAGTGGCTGTCCCCTATCTAAACTATCTTCAACGTAATATCGAGCAAATCGCTGAATTGGTCGATCGCGATCGCAAGGTACATCAACTTCACTGGGGCGGCGGTACTCCGAACTATTTGTCACTGGAGCAGGTGGAAACCCTGTGGAATACCCTGCATCAGCATTTTAAGTTCGACGATCGGGCTGAGATTTCGATTGAAGTCAATCCCCGCTACCTCACAAAGGAATACGTTTATTTCCTCAAGGATCTAGGTTTCAATCGGATTAGTTTTGGTATCCAGGATTTTGATCCGAGGGTGCAGGAGGCGGTCAATCGTATCCAACCGGAAGCACTTCTCTTTGAGGTAATGGGCTGGATTAAGGATGCTGGGTTTGAAAGCATTAATGTGGATTTGATCTATGGCTTGCCCTATCAAACCCTGGCAACCTTCCAAAATACGATCGCCAAAACGATCCAACTTGATCCCGATCGCATTGCCGTGTTCAACTTCGCCTATGTGCCCTGGATGAAGCCCGTTCAGAAGCGCTTACCGGAACAGGCCCTTCCGCCCGCTGCGGAAAAGCTGGAAATCCTGAAGATGACGATCGCTGAACTCACGTCGCATGGCTATGTTTTCATCGGCATGGACCACTTTGCCAAACCGAATGACGAACTGGCGATCGCCCAACGTCAGGGACAACTGCACCGCAACTTCCAGGGCTATACCACCCAGCCAGAATCGGATCTACTGGCCTTTGGCATGACCGCCATCAGTATGTTGCAGGATGTCTATGTCCAAAATCACAAACGCATCCAGGACTACTACCGGGCGATCGATAATAATGAACTCCCGATTGAACGAGGAGTTACGCTTGATCGCGAAGATATTGTGCGGCGCACGATTATCATGGAACTTATGTGCCAGTTTCATCTTTCTAAGGATGATCTGGAGGAGAAATATCATCTCAGTTTTGATCATGACTTTGATGAGTATTTTGCCAATGAGAAATTTGATCTACGTCTCTTGGAGGCCGATGGTTTAGTTGAACTCTCTCCCAACGATATTCAGGTAACACCTGCCGGTCGTTTGCTGATTCGTAACATTGCTTCAGTCTTTGACACTTATCTGAAACAACGGCAAATTGAACGGTTCTCTAAGGCTGTTTAA
- the cheB gene encoding chemotaxis-specific protein-glutamate methyltransferase CheB — MDALPIRVLLVEDSPVALTILKRILNASPDLAVVGVARNGVEAMELIPKVNPQVICTDFHMPKMNGLELTRRIMEETPCPILVISTSVKAEDTHNVFALLEAGALDVFPKPTTGLASEYEQLGQELINRIKVLAGVKVFTRRAASSPAQRSGSVSTGASFPSAAPASTLATGSAPAPRPPVRSTPILDIRAPRIVAIGASTGGPQTFQEILQALPASFPVPIVCVQHISQGFLQGLVSWLQTSCALSIQIAQEGVLPKAGVVYFAPERHHLQVSCRGYLQFGSSQLVDGHCPSVTVLFQSIAAYYRRAAIAVLLTGMGRDGATGMQAVAQAGGLTIAQDEASCVVFGMPKEAIALGAVQQVLTPPEIALYLLKQFAPIR; from the coding sequence ATGGATGCTTTGCCCATTCGGGTTTTGCTAGTTGAAGATTCCCCGGTGGCGCTGACAATTCTCAAGCGAATTCTCAACGCCTCACCCGATTTGGCAGTAGTGGGGGTTGCCCGTAATGGCGTGGAGGCGATGGAACTGATCCCCAAGGTGAATCCCCAGGTGATCTGTACCGACTTTCACATGCCCAAGATGAATGGTCTAGAGTTGACCCGTCGCATCATGGAGGAGACCCCCTGTCCGATTCTGGTGATTAGCACCTCCGTTAAGGCGGAAGATACCCATAATGTATTTGCTCTGTTAGAAGCGGGGGCATTGGATGTATTTCCGAAGCCTACTACAGGGTTGGCAAGTGAGTATGAACAACTGGGTCAAGAGTTAATTAACCGCATTAAAGTTTTGGCAGGGGTGAAAGTATTCACCCGCCGCGCCGCTTCAAGTCCTGCCCAGCGTTCGGGCAGTGTCTCGACAGGCGCATCGTTCCCGTCGGCTGCCCCCGCTTCAACTTTAGCAACCGGATCAGCCCCCGCACCCCGTCCGCCAGTGCGGTCAACGCCAATTTTAGATATTCGTGCGCCCCGCATTGTGGCGATCGGGGCCTCGACCGGTGGACCACAAACATTCCAAGAGATTCTGCAAGCCTTACCCGCCAGCTTTCCGGTACCGATCGTGTGTGTACAACACATTAGCCAGGGGTTTTTGCAAGGATTAGTAAGCTGGTTACAAACGAGTTGTGCCCTCTCGATTCAAATTGCCCAAGAGGGGGTTTTACCCAAAGCGGGAGTGGTTTACTTTGCGCCGGAACGCCATCACCTCCAGGTCAGCTGTCGGGGCTATTTACAATTTGGCTCCTCCCAACTGGTAGATGGTCATTGTCCCTCTGTCACGGTATTATTTCAGTCGATCGCGGCCTACTATCGACGGGCTGCGATCGCAGTATTATTAACTGGGATGGGACGCGATGGGGCAACGGGAATGCAGGCGGTAGCCCAAGCCGGAGGCTTGACGATTGCTCAGGATGAGGCTAGTTGTGTGGTGTTTGGGATGCCAAAGGAGGCGATCGCGCTAGGGGCTGTGCAGCAGGTTTTAACCCCCCCGGAAATCGCACTTTATCTTCTGAAGCAGTTTGCTCCGATCAGGTAA
- the psb32 gene encoding photosystem II repair protein Psb32, producing the protein MQSIRNCFEHWRRYILRLGLLVGLVVASQLGAIAPAQATGIYDIPRPASDGTPWIIDQADIISRTNENKLNSVFQSLADTQGVQVHFVTIYRFDYGETAETLTDALFKTWFPTPEAQSHQVLLLLDTLTNDVAIRTGDAVKAVLPDAIATSVANESILIPLREGNQYNRAFTEAADRLVAVVSGKPDPGPPVEQETVQAESTFTKAEETDTQSSAIVVIGLLVAATVIPMVTYYIYQAR; encoded by the coding sequence ATGCAATCCATCCGTAATTGTTTTGAGCACTGGCGGCGTTATATACTCCGGCTTGGGCTATTGGTTGGTCTGGTGGTCGCCAGTCAGCTAGGCGCGATCGCCCCAGCCCAGGCCACCGGTATTTATGACATTCCCCGCCCTGCCAGTGATGGTACACCCTGGATCATTGACCAGGCCGATATTATCAGCCGTACGAATGAAAACAAGTTAAACAGTGTCTTTCAATCCCTGGCTGACACCCAAGGTGTCCAGGTCCACTTTGTGACGATCTATCGCTTTGACTACGGCGAGACAGCAGAAACGTTAACCGATGCCCTCTTCAAGACCTGGTTCCCCACCCCAGAGGCCCAAAGCCATCAGGTGTTACTGCTGTTGGATACGCTCACCAACGATGTAGCGATTCGCACCGGTGATGCGGTGAAGGCGGTCTTACCTGATGCGATCGCCACGAGTGTGGCCAATGAAAGTATCCTGATTCCTTTGCGGGAGGGGAATCAGTACAATCGGGCTTTTACGGAAGCCGCCGATCGCTTGGTTGCGGTGGTATCGGGTAAACCAGACCCAGGCCCCCCCGTCGAGCAAGAAACGGTGCAGGCGGAGAGTACATTTACTAAGGCGGAGGAGACCGATACCCAGAGTTCCGCGATCGTGGTGATTGGGTTGCTGGTGGCAGCGACCGTGATCCCAATGGTGACTTACTACATCTACCAGGCTCGTTAA
- a CDS encoding aldehyde oxygenase (deformylating), with protein MPQLEASVDIDFQSDVYKQAYSRINAIVIEGEEQAYENYLQLTAMLPDHEETLTKLAKMENRHKKGFEACGRNLNVTPDLEFARQFFAQLHHNFQNAAAQGKLVTCLLIQALIIECFAIAAYNIYIPVADPFARKITEGVVKDEYLHLNFGEEWLKANFEASREELEEANRQNLPLVWQMLNQVEADARVLGMEKEALVEDFMIAYGEALSNIGFSTRDIMRMSAYGLRAA; from the coding sequence ATGCCGCAGCTTGAGGCAAGTGTTGACATCGACTTTCAAAGTGATGTTTATAAACAGGCGTATAGTCGAATCAACGCGATCGTCATTGAGGGTGAAGAGCAAGCCTACGAAAACTACCTGCAATTGACGGCAATGCTGCCTGACCATGAAGAAACTCTGACGAAACTGGCGAAAATGGAAAACCGCCATAAAAAGGGGTTTGAAGCCTGTGGCCGCAACCTCAATGTGACGCCTGACCTAGAATTTGCCCGTCAGTTTTTTGCCCAACTGCACCACAATTTCCAAAACGCTGCTGCCCAAGGCAAGCTGGTGACCTGTCTCCTGATCCAAGCCCTGATTATCGAGTGTTTCGCGATCGCTGCCTACAACATTTATATTCCTGTGGCCGATCCCTTTGCTCGTAAGATCACAGAGGGTGTGGTCAAGGATGAGTACCTGCACCTCAACTTTGGTGAAGAGTGGCTCAAGGCTAATTTTGAGGCATCCCGCGAGGAGTTGGAGGAGGCCAATCGTCAAAATCTGCCCCTTGTCTGGCAAATGTTGAATCAGGTCGAAGCAGATGCCAGGGTCTTGGGGATGGAAAAAGAGGCTTTGGTGGAAGACTTTATGATTGCCTACGGGGAAGCCTTGAGCAACATTGGCTTTTCCACCCGCGACATTATGCGTATGTCGGCCTATGGTCTCCGTGCTGCCTAG
- a CDS encoding pentapeptide repeat-containing protein translates to MDITELTQRYACGERDFTGVNLAGADLSNLNLSGANFAEAFLASVNLSRTVLNGANLYGACLYSADLTYAKLEKANLVSADLTKARLVGAQLVRATLRGARLSGAILKGVNLRQADLSHVNLCGANLSGINLRGANLAEANLNWANLEGARLSGADLSGTSLNSITLCHAYMNGVDLSDADLEGVNFSGAKLSGANFKRANLAVANLSHTYLRVGTLSHANLRAANLSYASLLKADLHEANLSKSDLIAANLSDADLRSANLNGAKLYEANLTNANLQNAYLWAAKLDRANCQGTNLEGAKLQGASVVETNLKAALYDRDTRFPSGVEVSSPYTEACLVYA, encoded by the coding sequence ATGGATATCACCGAATTAACTCAACGTTATGCCTGCGGGGAGCGAGACTTTACCGGAGTAAACCTCGCCGGGGCCGATCTGAGCAACCTTAACCTCAGTGGGGCGAATTTTGCCGAAGCCTTCCTGGCGTCTGTAAACCTCAGCCGCACGGTCCTGAATGGTGCGAATCTCTATGGAGCTTGCTTGTACAGCGCTGATCTCACCTATGCCAAATTGGAAAAGGCCAATCTGGTCAGTGCGGATCTGACCAAGGCGAGGCTAGTCGGTGCGCAGCTGGTACGGGCAACGTTGCGGGGAGCACGGCTCAGCGGTGCCATCCTCAAGGGGGTGAATTTGCGACAGGCGGATCTCAGCCACGTCAATCTGTGCGGAGCCAACCTGAGCGGGATTAACCTACGAGGAGCTAACTTGGCCGAGGCCAACCTGAATTGGGCGAATTTGGAGGGTGCCCGCTTGAGTGGGGCGGATCTGTCGGGGACCAGCTTAAATAGTATTACCCTGTGTCATGCCTATATGAATGGTGTTGACCTTAGTGATGCGGACTTAGAAGGGGTGAACTTCAGTGGTGCGAAGCTGAGTGGAGCTAATTTCAAACGGGCTAACCTCGCGGTCGCCAACTTGAGTCATACCTACCTGCGGGTGGGCACCTTAAGTCATGCCAACCTGCGGGCGGCCAATCTGAGCTATGCCTCGCTTCTGAAGGCTGATTTGCATGAGGCTAACCTCAGCAAGAGTGACTTGATAGCGGCAAACCTCAGTGATGCCGATCTCCGCAGTGCTAACCTGAATGGGGCGAAGTTATACGAGGCGAATTTAACGAATGCCAATCTCCAAAATGCCTATTTGTGGGCAGCCAAGCTGGATCGCGCTAACTGCCAGGGGACGAACCTGGAAGGCGCTAAGCTGCAAGGGGCCAGTGTTGTGGAGACCAATCTAAAAGCAGCACTGTACGATCGCGACACTCGCTTTCCCTCTGGGGTGGAGGTGAGTTCCCCCTATACAGAGGCTTGTCTAGTTTATGCTTAA
- a CDS encoding Rpn family recombination-promoting nuclease/putative transposase, with product MSFDNLCKLIAEKHPDRIAAWILGEAPQSVSLLKTELSIEPLRADSVVFLRTHNRILHLEFQTRLESDPPLPLRMLDYWVRLYRRYRVPITQVVVLLLPPAPGTVIETCFALEGTIHPYQVLCLWEQDPQPLLADPVLLPFAVLVNRPNPEQWLAEIAQRVRQLESEPERQQVCAYVQLLAGLKFKPGLICQVFQEGIMRESVIYQEIFQEGERKGRQEGELKGRQQGRQEGRQEEAAALILRILTHRFGDVPATVQTRVRQLTVEQLEALVDAALTTPALSALVLPNEPPT from the coding sequence ATGTCCTTCGATAACCTTTGCAAACTCATCGCTGAAAAACACCCAGACCGCATTGCTGCCTGGATTCTTGGTGAAGCCCCCCAGTCAGTTAGCCTCCTCAAAACCGAACTCAGCATCGAACCCCTACGGGCAGACTCCGTCGTGTTTCTGCGTACCCACAATCGCATTCTGCACCTAGAGTTCCAAACCCGCCTGGAGTCAGACCCACCCCTGCCCTTGCGAATGCTGGACTATTGGGTGCGTCTATACCGTCGTTATCGGGTACCAATTACCCAGGTGGTGGTGCTACTGTTGCCACCTGCTCCGGGCACGGTGATTGAAACCTGCTTTGCCCTAGAGGGGACCATCCATCCCTACCAGGTGCTTTGCCTGTGGGAGCAGGACCCGCAACCGTTGCTGGCTGACCCGGTCCTTTTGCCCTTCGCCGTCTTGGTAAATCGGCCCAACCCAGAGCAGTGGTTGGCAGAGATTGCCCAGCGGGTCCGTCAGCTAGAATCAGAACCAGAACGGCAGCAGGTTTGTGCCTATGTGCAATTATTGGCCGGTTTGAAATTCAAGCCAGGGTTAATTTGTCAGGTTTTCCAGGAGGGGATTATGCGCGAATCCGTTATCTATCAAGAGATTTTCCAGGAAGGGGAACGCAAGGGGCGTCAAGAAGGGGAACTCAAAGGGCGTCAACAAGGGCGTCAAGAAGGGCGTCAAGAGGAGGCAGCGGCCTTAATTCTGCGGATATTGACCCATCGCTTTGGCGACGTTCCTGCTACCGTACAGACACGAGTTCGGCAGTTAACAGTGGAGCAATTGGAAGCCCTGGTGGACGCAGCTTTAACCACTCCCGCGCTCTCAGCCCTGGTGCTCCCTAACGAGCCGCCCACCTGA
- a CDS encoding proton extrusion protein PcxA, which yields MKKSLAGLLGRPWSMLNQWLFATPERSLEQAYDAALAIRSLEERHFGGGKIDYTSPERSERVNAYFKSELQRNLNIVKLRLAEFRTSRSFLSFSDKKLIGVNGATASWQNGVEGFEADEAVSAIVEKLQFIDSVVLKYERPAKSQSLVPVQPASAFDPARNATYSAAGPAYPQELELAESAEAMADKTSFLPRSILGTIDRVRKELDPNAEEQLIRSFRSSKSKTIVSLRFILLIILIPLLTQQVSKKFLVGPIVDHLWRPSEEVFLNVQMEEEALLELQRFEEELRFRSLLTGSQKLTEEEMVPLLKDKAREIEEEYRQRGSNAIKNIFSDLLALIAFTMVLVFSRREVTILKSFMDDIVYGLSDSAKAFIIILFTDIFVGFHSPHGWEVVLASIARHFGLPESRDFIFLFIATFPVILDTVFKYWIFRYLNRVSPSAVATYRNMNE from the coding sequence ATGAAGAAATCCCTCGCTGGGCTGCTAGGACGCCCCTGGTCAATGTTAAATCAATGGTTATTTGCAACACCCGAACGATCGCTGGAGCAGGCGTATGACGCTGCCTTGGCGATTCGATCGCTGGAGGAAAGACATTTTGGCGGTGGCAAGATTGACTATACCTCACCGGAGCGCAGTGAGCGGGTCAATGCCTATTTCAAGTCGGAGTTGCAGCGCAATCTGAATATTGTCAAATTGCGTCTAGCGGAATTTAGGACTAGTCGATCGTTCCTGAGTTTTTCTGATAAGAAGCTGATTGGCGTGAATGGGGCAACGGCATCCTGGCAGAATGGGGTGGAGGGCTTTGAGGCCGATGAGGCCGTCTCAGCAATCGTAGAAAAGTTACAGTTCATTGATAGCGTTGTCCTCAAGTACGAGCGCCCCGCCAAGTCCCAATCCCTGGTTCCCGTACAACCAGCAAGTGCGTTTGATCCGGCGAGGAATGCGACATACTCAGCCGCTGGTCCTGCCTATCCTCAGGAATTGGAACTGGCGGAAAGCGCAGAGGCGATGGCGGATAAAACTAGTTTTCTACCCCGATCAATTTTGGGCACCATCGATCGGGTGCGCAAGGAACTGGATCCCAATGCAGAGGAGCAGTTAATTCGGAGTTTTCGCAGTTCTAAGAGTAAAACAATTGTTTCACTTCGCTTTATCCTGCTGATTATTTTGATTCCACTGCTGACACAACAGGTGTCTAAAAAATTTCTAGTTGGGCCGATCGTGGATCATCTCTGGCGTCCATCGGAAGAGGTCTTTTTAAATGTACAGATGGAAGAGGAAGCCCTATTAGAACTTCAACGATTTGAAGAGGAATTACGGTTCCGAAGCTTACTGACGGGATCACAAAAGTTAACCGAGGAGGAGATGGTCCCGTTGCTCAAGGACAAGGCACGGGAAATTGAGGAGGAGTATCGTCAACGCGGATCGAATGCGATTAAGAATATTTTTTCCGATCTCCTTGCCCTAATTGCCTTCACAATGGTGTTAGTGTTTAGTCGGCGTGAGGTAACGATTCTCAAATCCTTTATGGATGATATCGTCTATGGTCTGAGTGATAGTGCTAAGGCATTTATTATTATCTTGTTCACTGATATTTTCGTTGGTTTCCACTCTCCGCATGGCTGGGAGGTGGTATTAGCCAGTATTGCGAGGCATTTTGGCTTGCCAGAGAGTCGAGACTTTATTTTCCTATTTATTGCTACTTTTCCAGTGATTCTGGATACGGTGTTTAAGTACTGGATTTTCCGGTACCTGAATCGAGTCTCTCCGTCCGCAGTGGCAACCTATCGCAATATGAATGAATAG
- a CDS encoding biliverdin-producing heme oxygenase, with the protein MSIDLATRLREGTKHSHTAAENTAFMKCFLKGIVEWEPFRKLIADLYFVYRALEAEMRRHQNHPVVGPMYFPELEREANLAKDLAFYYGDNWQNEIEASPEGIKYVNRIQEVANTEPALLVAHAYVRYMGDLSGGQSLKNIARSALNLPADKGTGLHEFDQIPTVEARRAFKAKYRDALNSLPVDEALAQKIVDEANLAFQMNRNVVHELEPAVRAAVGEHVFDLITRQDKPGSTERAPGSTSVELVAAE; encoded by the coding sequence ATGAGTATTGACTTAGCGACCCGGCTACGGGAAGGCACCAAGCACTCGCATACGGCTGCGGAAAATACGGCCTTTATGAAGTGTTTCCTCAAGGGGATTGTTGAGTGGGAACCCTTCCGCAAGTTAATTGCCGACTTGTATTTTGTCTATCGCGCATTGGAAGCGGAAATGCGACGGCATCAGAATCATCCCGTTGTGGGGCCGATGTATTTCCCTGAGTTGGAGCGGGAAGCCAACCTCGCGAAGGATTTGGCGTTTTACTATGGTGACAACTGGCAAAATGAGATTGAAGCGTCGCCGGAAGGGATCAAGTACGTCAATCGCATTCAGGAAGTTGCCAATACGGAGCCAGCGTTGTTAGTTGCCCATGCCTATGTGCGCTATATGGGTGATTTATCCGGTGGCCAAAGCTTGAAAAACATTGCGCGATCGGCCTTAAATTTACCGGCGGATAAAGGAACCGGTCTGCATGAGTTTGATCAAATTCCGACGGTGGAGGCGCGTCGTGCCTTTAAGGCCAAGTATCGAGATGCTTTGAACAGTTTGCCGGTGGACGAAGCCTTGGCCCAAAAGATTGTGGATGAGGCTAATCTTGCCTTCCAAATGAACCGGAATGTGGTTCATGAACTAGAGCCAGCCGTGCGAGCTGCCGTAGGTGAACATGTGTTTGACCTGATTACCCGCCAGGATAAACCGGGTAGTACCGAACGGGCACCGGGCAGCACCTCAGTTGAACTGGTCGCCGCTGAGTAA
- the mscL gene encoding large conductance mechanosensitive channel protein MscL: MARRVRSAARGFLRDFQAFALKGNVIDLAVAVIVGGAFSKIVSSLVEDLVMPGIINPLLAQTGTGWRELTIGPGIKIGSFFGSVVDFLIIALALFLLIRGLERFKQREAAQEAEPPAPDPAVVVQQRLADTLDRLTNVLNSRP; this comes from the coding sequence ATGGCAAGACGGGTCCGGAGCGCAGCCAGGGGGTTTCTGCGGGATTTTCAGGCGTTTGCCCTCAAGGGAAATGTGATTGACTTGGCCGTGGCTGTGATTGTGGGTGGAGCCTTTAGTAAGATTGTTAGCTCTCTGGTTGAGGATTTAGTCATGCCCGGCATTATCAATCCTCTCTTGGCCCAGACTGGGACAGGTTGGCGGGAACTGACGATTGGCCCAGGTATCAAAATTGGCAGCTTCTTCGGCTCGGTGGTTGATTTCCTGATTATTGCTCTAGCCCTTTTTCTGCTGATTCGCGGTTTGGAACGTTTTAAGCAGCGCGAAGCTGCCCAAGAGGCGGAACCGCCCGCCCCCGATCCAGCAGTAGTTGTCCAGCAACGGCTTGCCGATACCCTCGATCGCCTAACTAATGTCCTTAACTCGCGGCCATGA